A section of the Gloeobacter violaceus PCC 7421 genome encodes:
- a CDS encoding type IV pilin protein — MASQRAPRGFTLIELLVVVIIVGILAAVALPNFLGQTGKAKTTEATAAIDAGKTAQEAYLNETGAYYTAGTMGAGGVPAANADTLGGTLVQTGVDLNELQAAIQVGHDATRFVSAAPADGTKWAIAHQAGGQTAVANSNTDFAINVDGGAATAAGTQVRGLAASYLKSAAKIVIDANPTR; from the coding sequence ATGGCATCCCAGCGCGCCCCCCGGGGCTTTACCCTGATTGAACTGTTGGTGGTCGTGATCATCGTCGGCATCCTCGCCGCCGTCGCCCTGCCCAACTTTCTGGGCCAGACCGGCAAAGCGAAGACCACCGAGGCGACCGCCGCCATCGACGCGGGCAAAACCGCCCAGGAAGCTTATCTCAACGAAACAGGCGCCTACTACACCGCCGGCACGATGGGTGCCGGTGGTGTACCCGCCGCCAACGCCGATACCCTGGGGGGCACCCTTGTCCAGACGGGGGTCGACCTGAACGAACTGCAGGCTGCGATCCAAGTGGGCCACGACGCCACCCGTTTTGTGAGCGCCGCCCCCGCCGACGGCACCAAGTGGGCCATCGCCCACCAGGCGGGCGGCCAGACGGCGGTAGCCAACAGCAACACCGACTTTGCCATCAACGTCGACGGCGGAGCGGCCACCGCCGCCGGCACCCAGGTGCGCGGGCTGGCGGCTTCCTATCTCAAGTCCGCCGCCAAGATCGTCATCGACGCCAACCCGACCCGCTAA
- a CDS encoding AbgT family transporter — protein MTRDPSAEPPLVELPPPPGWVGRVLNRVEAVGNRLPDPLTLFALFALAMPVLSWLAVQSGWSVVHPVSGKTIEAFNLLTPEGIRRMLTEAIANFTGFPPLGIVLVVLLGIGVAERSGLIAALLTLSVTAVPRALVTPTLVFTGVNASVAADAGFVVLIPLGAVLYLGLGRHPLAGLCAAFAGVSGGFSANLLITSLDPLLAGFTQSAAQLFDPAYQVAPTANYYFMAASVFLLTGLGWFVTERIVEPRLGVWQRPTGFPDPPSADLSARERRAAWIALVSFVVILAVFAWQGLAPGGLLNGENGDLKPLFQSLIPIIAIAFLVPGLIYGALTGSIRDDRAVAAMMAETMATMGAYIVLAFAAAQFIAYFNWSNLGIMVAIAGANFLKGIGLTGIALLLLFILFAALLDLFIASASAKWAVMAPIFVPMLMGLGYSPELTQAAYRVADSFTNVIAPLLPYFPLIVVFARKYEPDLRLGSLLAAMLPYSIAFGLGWSGLFVLWYLFNLPLGPGAPLLYVPR, from the coding sequence ATGACCCGCGATCCTTCCGCCGAGCCGCCCCTTGTCGAATTACCGCCCCCACCGGGCTGGGTAGGCCGGGTGCTAAACCGCGTCGAAGCGGTAGGCAACCGCCTGCCCGACCCGCTGACACTGTTTGCGCTATTTGCCCTTGCCATGCCGGTGCTCAGTTGGCTGGCGGTCCAGAGCGGCTGGAGCGTCGTCCATCCGGTGAGCGGCAAAACCATCGAAGCGTTCAACCTGCTCACCCCCGAGGGCATCCGCCGGATGCTCACCGAGGCGATTGCAAATTTCACCGGCTTCCCGCCGTTGGGGATCGTGCTGGTGGTGCTGCTGGGCATCGGCGTGGCCGAGCGCAGCGGCCTGATCGCCGCACTGCTCACCCTGTCGGTGACGGCGGTCCCGCGCGCCTTGGTGACCCCGACGCTGGTTTTCACCGGGGTGAACGCCTCGGTCGCGGCGGACGCCGGGTTCGTGGTGCTCATTCCCCTGGGGGCGGTGCTGTACCTCGGGCTTGGCCGCCACCCGCTCGCGGGGCTCTGTGCCGCCTTCGCCGGGGTCTCCGGCGGCTTCTCGGCCAATTTGCTCATCACCTCGCTCGATCCGCTACTCGCCGGATTCACCCAGTCGGCGGCCCAGCTGTTTGATCCGGCCTACCAGGTGGCGCCGACGGCCAACTACTACTTCATGGCCGCCTCGGTCTTTTTGCTCACCGGCCTGGGCTGGTTTGTCACCGAGCGGATCGTCGAGCCGCGCCTGGGGGTGTGGCAACGCCCGACCGGCTTTCCCGACCCACCGAGCGCGGATCTGAGCGCCCGCGAGCGCCGGGCCGCCTGGATTGCCCTGGTGAGTTTCGTTGTGATCCTGGCGGTGTTCGCCTGGCAGGGACTGGCGCCAGGAGGGCTGCTCAACGGCGAAAACGGCGATCTGAAGCCCCTATTTCAGTCGCTCATTCCGATTATTGCGATTGCTTTTTTGGTGCCGGGTCTTATCTACGGCGCACTCACCGGCAGCATCCGCGACGATCGGGCGGTGGCTGCGATGATGGCCGAGACGATGGCGACGATGGGTGCCTACATCGTGCTCGCCTTCGCCGCCGCCCAATTTATCGCCTATTTCAACTGGTCGAATCTGGGGATTATGGTCGCCATCGCCGGGGCGAATTTTCTCAAAGGCATCGGTCTGACCGGCATTGCGCTGCTGCTGCTGTTTATTCTGTTTGCCGCCCTGTTGGACCTGTTCATCGCCTCGGCTTCTGCGAAGTGGGCGGTGATGGCCCCGATCTTCGTGCCGATGCTGATGGGTCTGGGCTACAGCCCCGAACTCACCCAGGCGGCCTACCGGGTGGCCGATTCGTTTACCAATGTGATTGCCCCGCTACTGCCCTATTTCCCGCTCATCGTCGTCTTCGCGCGCAAGTACGAACCCGATCTGCGCCTAGGATCGCTGCTTGCCGCGATGCTTCCGTACTCGATCGCCTTTGGCCTCGGCTGGTCGGGATTGTTCGTGCTCTGGTACCTGTTCAACCTGCCCCTCGGACCGGGGGCACCGCTACTGTACGTTCCCCGATGA
- a CDS encoding response regulator — MSCRNPRVLVVDDQPDNVMFLMLALEMEGLEVVAAGGGRECLELVHRQAPQLLVLDVMMPDLDGRQVLARLRSDPELPHFPVMMLTADRSPLESYSPRPDRLLHKPVALDELTAAVRELLHAAGRPS, encoded by the coding sequence ATGAGTTGCCGCAATCCCCGGGTTCTCGTCGTCGACGATCAGCCCGACAACGTGATGTTCCTGATGCTGGCCCTGGAGATGGAGGGTCTGGAAGTGGTGGCTGCGGGCGGCGGCCGGGAGTGCCTGGAATTGGTGCACCGGCAGGCCCCGCAGCTGCTGGTGCTCGATGTGATGATGCCGGACCTCGACGGAAGGCAGGTGCTGGCCCGGTTGCGCTCGGACCCTGAATTGCCGCACTTCCCGGTGATGATGCTGACCGCCGACCGCTCGCCGTTGGAGTCGTACTCGCCCAGGCCGGACCGGCTCCTGCACAAACCCGTGGCCCTCGATGAACTGACGGCGGCGGTGCGCGAGTTGCTGCACGCCGCCGGCCGGCCTTCGTAG
- a CDS encoding sensor histidine kinase, translated as MDFSKLLADRSDAIIEQWIAAVRSDRRISSDDGLPYSAVRNSLPDVLRAMVTVLSQTEKSDTGLLVSKSLVHGSLRASQGFNPAEIAQEYRLLRRVIFTVLDGEMTRGSITGVVRAVHLINEVVDEAIASCFQSYVDERLRELAQLQSQLLLTNQELGRLVRAHQDNLSVLAHELKTPLNSIIGYANLFLRTGRTRTDIGDTLPDFEHIERVVRNGTRLLHLINDALEFSRSEAGQTRLHLEAVALRPTVEEVVETIRPLAAAQGLEVSLDCGLAPQTVASDSMRLQQILTNLLSNAVRYTPSGSVRVECKAVDDRHWSVAVSDTGLGIAPEDQPHIFEPYSRFSCNERSRTEGTGLGLAIVSQLVNLLQGKIALVSEPGVGSTFTVTFPVQVQSLTAQNTPI; from the coding sequence ATGGACTTCAGCAAACTACTTGCAGACCGGAGCGATGCGATCATCGAGCAGTGGATCGCGGCCGTCCGCTCCGACCGCCGGATCAGCAGCGACGACGGACTGCCCTACTCCGCCGTGCGCAACAGTTTGCCCGATGTGCTCAGGGCAATGGTCACCGTCCTTTCCCAGACGGAGAAGAGCGACACCGGACTGCTGGTGAGCAAAAGCCTGGTGCACGGTTCCCTGCGGGCCAGCCAGGGTTTCAACCCCGCTGAAATTGCCCAGGAGTATCGGTTGCTGCGCCGGGTGATCTTCACGGTCCTGGATGGGGAAATGACGCGCGGTTCAATAACCGGGGTGGTGCGGGCCGTCCATCTGATCAACGAGGTGGTGGACGAGGCGATCGCTTCTTGCTTCCAAAGCTACGTGGATGAGCGCCTGCGCGAACTGGCGCAACTGCAAAGCCAGTTGTTGCTCACCAATCAAGAACTTGGCCGGTTGGTGCGCGCCCACCAGGACAATCTCTCGGTGCTGGCCCACGAGTTGAAGACTCCCCTCAATTCGATCATCGGCTATGCAAATCTCTTTTTGCGCACCGGCCGTACCCGCACGGACATCGGGGACACCCTGCCCGACTTCGAACACATCGAGCGGGTGGTGCGCAACGGCACCCGGCTGCTGCACCTGATCAACGATGCGCTGGAGTTTTCGCGCTCGGAGGCCGGGCAGACCCGGTTGCACCTGGAGGCGGTCGCGCTGCGCCCGACAGTCGAAGAAGTGGTCGAGACGATCCGGCCGCTGGCCGCAGCGCAGGGTTTGGAAGTTTCGCTCGATTGCGGGTTGGCCCCCCAGACCGTAGCGAGCGACAGCATGCGCCTGCAACAAATCCTCACCAACCTGCTCAGCAATGCCGTGCGCTACACCCCGAGCGGTTCTGTACGGGTGGAGTGCAAGGCTGTGGACGACAGACACTGGTCGGTCGCCGTGAGCGACACTGGTCTGGGCATCGCCCCCGAAGATCAACCCCACATCTTCGAGCCCTACTCGCGTTTCAGCTGCAACGAGCGCAGCCGGACCGAAGGCACCGGGCTCGGGCTTGCGATCGTCTCCCAACTGGTGAACCTGCTGCAGGGCAAAATCGCGCTGGTCTCTGAACCCGGTGTCGGCTCGACATTCACTGTGACCTTCCCTGTGCAAGTCCAATCTCTCACAGCCCAGAACACACCGATTTGA
- a CDS encoding zinc-binding alcohol dehydrogenase family protein produces MKAVGYRQPLPVDDPNALLDVDLPEPAVAGRDLLVEVKAISVNPVDTKVRRGTAPPEGQIKVLGWDASGVVRAVGPEVSLFRPGDAVWYAGSIVRPGTNSELHTVDERIVGRKPASLDFARAAALPLTTITAWELLFDRLQVARDRTGRGETLLIVGAAGGVGSILTQLARQLTGITVIGTASRPETRKWVQDLGAHHVIDHSRPLVEQLQRLGIPQVSYVASLTQTDTHYAQLVEALAPQGRLALIDDPGPLDVTLLKRKSLSLHWELMFTRSLFTTADLIEQHRLLDEVAQMVEAGVIQTTVGEHFGRICAENLRKAHALIESGQAKGKIVLEGF; encoded by the coding sequence ATGAAAGCCGTGGGCTACAGACAGCCGCTGCCGGTGGACGACCCGAACGCGCTGCTCGATGTCGATTTGCCGGAACCGGCAGTGGCCGGGCGCGATCTGCTCGTCGAGGTCAAGGCTATCTCCGTCAATCCGGTGGATACGAAGGTGCGCCGCGGCACCGCGCCGCCGGAGGGCCAGATCAAGGTGCTCGGTTGGGATGCGAGCGGCGTCGTGCGCGCGGTGGGGCCCGAGGTGAGTTTGTTTCGACCGGGCGATGCGGTATGGTATGCGGGCTCGATCGTCCGCCCCGGCACCAACAGCGAACTGCACACCGTCGATGAGCGCATCGTGGGCCGCAAGCCTGCGAGCCTCGATTTTGCCCGGGCCGCCGCTTTGCCGCTCACGACGATCACCGCCTGGGAGTTGCTGTTCGATCGCCTGCAAGTGGCCCGGGACAGGACCGGGCGGGGCGAGACGCTGCTCATTGTCGGGGCTGCCGGGGGGGTAGGTTCGATCCTCACCCAACTGGCGCGGCAGTTGACCGGGATCACGGTGATCGGCACCGCCTCGCGGCCCGAAACCCGAAAGTGGGTCCAGGATCTGGGTGCCCACCACGTCATCGACCACTCCAGACCCCTGGTTGAACAACTGCAGCGCCTCGGCATCCCGCAAGTGTCCTATGTGGCGAGCCTGACGCAGACCGACACGCACTACGCCCAGCTGGTCGAAGCGCTCGCGCCCCAGGGCAGGCTCGCTCTTATCGACGATCCCGGGCCGCTCGATGTGACGCTGCTCAAGCGCAAGAGCCTGTCGCTGCACTGGGAATTGATGTTCACCCGCTCACTTTTCACGACCGCCGACCTCATCGAACAGCACCGTCTGTTGGACGAGGTGGCCCAAATGGTGGAGGCCGGGGTGATCCAGACCACCGTGGGCGAGCATTTCGGACGGATTTGCGCTGAAAACCTGCGCAAGGCCCATGCCCTGATCGAGAGCGGTCAGGCCAAAGGCAAGATCGTTTTGGAAGGATTTTGA
- a CDS encoding PQQ-dependent sugar dehydrogenase encodes MDINHRIASIQLGSACALILLGGSPALAQIPAGFQQSLVSSGLDGPTAMEFAPDGRLFVCEKGGALRVAANGSLLQEPFLTVDAATESERGLLGIAFDPAFASNRYLYVYYTRAAEPIKNRISRFTASVANPNVAEPGSELVILDNIASDAGNHNGGAIHFGTDGKLYAGVGDGGASSSNSQSLSNLSGKLLRVDPGAYPNIVPPDNPFVGTSGARGEIWALGLRNPFTFAVQPGTGTIFINDVGSNAWEEVNRAAKGGNYGWPAVEGNADDPDFIDPVYSYPRGSSASIAGGAFYQATQFPGAYTGNYFFADYIQGFLRRLLPADYTQVREFAGGLDGVVDLKVGPDGQLYWLSINSGEVYKIGALPIRGDFNADRTSEILWRLPETGANLLWLMSGTTQTGVAYLPAVADPNWQIGGTGDFDGDGKTDILWRNSATGANTLWRMNGTVFAGSVSLPPMGDRNWSIVGSGDFSGDGKSDILWRNALSGANSVWTMNGTVYTGAVALPAVAGPDWQVVGTGHFDGGGKLDIVWRNRATGANTVWLMNGTTFAKSLSLPSVGDTRWEIGGVGDYNNDAAPDLVWRNIATGENAVWLMNGTVFLSRQSLPLVADARWQVRGPR; translated from the coding sequence ATGGACATCAACCACCGCATAGCGTCGATTCAGCTTGGCAGTGCCTGTGCTCTGATACTGCTCGGCGGTTCGCCCGCCCTTGCCCAGATCCCGGCCGGTTTTCAGCAAAGCCTGGTAAGCAGCGGTCTTGACGGCCCAACAGCGATGGAATTTGCCCCCGACGGCCGGCTGTTCGTCTGTGAAAAAGGGGGTGCCCTACGGGTGGCGGCGAACGGCAGCCTGCTGCAGGAGCCATTTTTAACCGTGGACGCTGCCACTGAGAGCGAGCGGGGACTGTTGGGGATTGCCTTCGATCCCGCCTTTGCCTCCAACCGGTACCTTTACGTCTACTACACCCGCGCGGCGGAGCCGATCAAAAACCGGATCAGCCGATTCACCGCCAGCGTTGCCAATCCGAACGTGGCCGAGCCGGGCAGCGAACTGGTCATCCTTGACAACATCGCCTCCGACGCCGGCAACCACAACGGCGGGGCCATCCACTTCGGGACCGACGGCAAACTGTACGCGGGCGTGGGCGACGGCGGGGCCAGTTCCAGCAACTCCCAATCGCTCTCGAACCTCTCGGGCAAACTGCTGCGCGTCGATCCGGGCGCTTACCCGAACATCGTCCCGCCGGACAACCCCTTCGTGGGCACCAGTGGGGCACGCGGTGAAATCTGGGCTCTGGGGCTGCGCAACCCGTTTACCTTCGCTGTCCAGCCGGGCACGGGCACCATCTTCATCAACGACGTCGGTTCAAACGCCTGGGAGGAAGTCAACCGTGCGGCCAAAGGCGGCAATTACGGCTGGCCCGCAGTGGAAGGGAACGCGGATGATCCCGATTTTATCGATCCCGTCTACAGCTACCCACGCGGCAGCAGCGCCTCGATCGCCGGCGGGGCATTCTATCAGGCCACCCAGTTTCCGGGGGCCTACACCGGCAACTACTTTTTTGCCGATTACATCCAGGGCTTCCTCCGCCGTTTGCTACCCGCCGACTACACCCAGGTGCGCGAGTTCGCCGGGGGGCTAGACGGCGTGGTCGATCTCAAAGTCGGCCCCGACGGGCAGTTGTACTGGCTGTCGATCAATAGCGGCGAGGTGTACAAAATCGGCGCGCTGCCCATCCGGGGCGATTTCAACGCTGATCGCACCTCTGAAATTCTCTGGCGGTTACCTGAGACGGGGGCCAATCTTCTCTGGCTGATGAGCGGCACCACCCAGACCGGCGTCGCCTATCTGCCGGCGGTGGCTGATCCCAACTGGCAGATCGGGGGCACGGGCGATTTTGACGGCGACGGCAAGACCGATATACTTTGGCGCAACAGCGCGACCGGCGCCAATACCCTCTGGCGGATGAACGGCACGGTGTTTGCAGGAAGTGTTTCCCTGCCGCCGATGGGCGACAGGAACTGGAGCATCGTCGGCAGCGGCGATTTTAGTGGCGACGGCAAGAGTGATATTCTCTGGCGCAATGCACTCAGCGGGGCCAACAGTGTCTGGACGATGAACGGCACAGTCTACACCGGTGCGGTCGCGCTGCCGGCGGTGGCCGGTCCCGACTGGCAGGTGGTGGGGACCGGCCACTTCGACGGCGGCGGCAAACTGGACATCGTCTGGCGCAACCGGGCCACCGGCGCCAATACCGTCTGGCTCATGAACGGCACCACTTTTGCCAAATCGCTTTCCCTACCGAGCGTCGGGGATACCCGCTGGGAAATAGGCGGGGTAGGCGATTACAACAACGACGCCGCCCCCGACCTGGTCTGGCGCAACATCGCCACCGGCGAGAATGCCGTCTGGCTGATGAACGGAACAGTGTTTCTCTCCCGCCAATCCCTGCCGCTCGTCGCCGACGCCCGCTGGCAGGTGCGCGGCCCGCGCTGA